One Serpentinicella alkaliphila DNA segment encodes these proteins:
- a CDS encoding electron transfer flavoprotein subunit beta/FixA family protein, giving the protein MKIIVCVKQVPDTNEIRIDPVTGTLIRDGVPSILNPDDRNAVEEALVLKDKNPGSHVTVVTMGPPQAKEILLECLAMGADRAILVSDRAFAGADTWATSETLAGTIKKIGEYDVIFCGRQAIDGDTAQVGPQIAERLNLPQVTYVESLEEQGAELLVKRKLEDGYEMIKIAKPALLTAIKELNVPRYPSVGGIVTAVQEKEIEVWSVNDIQVDLDQIGLKGSPTKVKRSFTPEVKGKGVMLEGTPQEVAVQLVANLKSKHLI; this is encoded by the coding sequence GTGAAAATTATAGTTTGTGTAAAGCAAGTACCAGATACAAATGAGATTAGAATCGATCCAGTTACAGGTACATTAATCCGTGATGGAGTACCAAGTATATTAAATCCAGATGACAGAAATGCTGTTGAAGAGGCGTTAGTTCTAAAGGATAAAAACCCAGGTTCTCATGTAACAGTAGTAACAATGGGACCACCTCAAGCAAAAGAAATTCTTTTAGAGTGTTTAGCAATGGGAGCAGATAGAGCTATCCTAGTAAGTGATAGAGCGTTTGCTGGAGCAGATACATGGGCAACATCAGAAACATTAGCAGGAACAATCAAAAAAATTGGTGAGTATGACGTAATCTTCTGTGGAAGACAAGCTATCGATGGAGATACAGCTCAAGTAGGACCACAAATCGCAGAAAGATTAAACTTACCACAAGTAACTTATGTAGAGTCACTTGAAGAGCAAGGTGCAGAATTATTAGTGAAAAGAAAATTAGAAGATGGATACGAAATGATTAAAATAGCTAAACCAGCATTATTAACAGCTATTAAAGAATTAAACGTACCAAGATACCCATCAGTAGGTGGAATCGTAACTGCAGTACAAGAAAAAGAAATTGAAGTATGGTCAGTGAATGATATTCAAGTAGATCTTGATCAAATAGGATTAAAAGGATCCCCAACAAAAGTTAAAAGATCCTTTACACCAGAAGTAAAAGGAAAAGGTGTAATGTTAGAAGGTACGCCTCAAGAAGTAGCAGTACAATTAGTAGCAAACTTAAAAAGTAAGCACTTAATCTAG
- a CDS encoding electron transfer flavoprotein subunit alpha/FixB family protein: MSKDLTAYKNVWVFAEQRQGQIMPVAIELLGEGRKLANEIGVELCAMLLGDNVEGLAKELIAFGADKVYLAQSPLLSTFTTDGYANVITDMINEYKPEVVLCGASHIGRDLAPRVAAKVGTGLTADCTKLEIDAEDKKLLQTRPAFGGNIMATIICPNHRPQMATVRPGVMQKAAKDESRTGEVVTVDVKLAKEDIRTTVVEVVKEKKAKVNLVEAEFIVSGGRGVGSKEGFELLQKLADKLNGVVGASRAAVDIGYAEYQRQVGQTGKTVRPQIYIACGISGAIQHLAGMQESDYIIAINKNPDAPIFKIADYGIVGDLHQVIPQIIAALDNKENIFL; this comes from the coding sequence ATGTCAAAAGATCTAACAGCATACAAAAATGTATGGGTATTTGCTGAGCAAAGACAAGGCCAAATAATGCCTGTAGCTATAGAGTTATTAGGAGAAGGAAGAAAGCTTGCTAATGAAATCGGAGTAGAATTATGCGCGATGTTATTAGGAGATAACGTAGAAGGATTAGCTAAGGAATTAATAGCATTCGGAGCAGACAAAGTATACTTAGCACAATCACCATTACTTTCAACATTTACAACTGATGGATATGCAAACGTAATCACAGATATGATTAACGAGTATAAGCCAGAAGTAGTATTATGTGGAGCTTCTCATATCGGAAGAGACTTGGCGCCAAGAGTAGCTGCTAAAGTAGGAACAGGATTAACTGCAGACTGTACAAAATTAGAAATAGATGCAGAAGATAAAAAATTACTTCAAACAAGACCAGCATTTGGTGGAAATATCATGGCGACAATCATTTGTCCAAACCACAGACCACAAATGGCTACAGTAAGACCAGGAGTTATGCAAAAAGCTGCTAAAGACGAGAGCAGAACTGGTGAAGTAGTAACTGTAGATGTTAAACTAGCTAAAGAAGATATCAGAACAACTGTAGTAGAAGTTGTTAAAGAGAAAAAAGCTAAAGTTAATTTAGTAGAAGCAGAATTTATCGTATCTGGAGGAAGAGGAGTTGGAAGTAAAGAAGGCTTCGAACTACTTCAAAAACTTGCAGATAAATTAAACGGGGTAGTAGGAGCATCTAGAGCGGCAGTAGATATCGGATATGCTGAATATCAAAGACAAGTAGGTCAAACAGGGAAAACTGTAAGACCACAAATCTATATCGCTTGCGGTATCTCTGGAGCAATTCAGCATTTAGCTGGTATGCAAGAATCAGATTATATTATCGCAATCAATAAAAACCCAGATGCACCAATCTTTAAAATTGCTGATTACGGAATAGTTGGAGATTTACACCAAGTAATTCCTCAAATAATTGCAGCTTTAGATAACAAAGAAAATATTTTTCTATAA
- a CDS encoding redox-sensing transcriptional repressor Rex has translation MGKQYGKISMAVIRRLPKYHRYLRDLLDKDVNRISSKELSILTGFTASQIRQDLNCFGEFGQQGYGYNVEELFHEIRKIIGLTKTYNTIIVGYGNMGRAISKYTNFTKSGFTLRGIFDNDPAMIGKEAENITIQSVDELEAYLKNNKVDIAIISTPRDYAQEIATKLSNGGVSGIWNFAPVDLKVSSDISVENVHLSDSLYTLSYLLSQKDDKTEK, from the coding sequence ATGGGTAAACAATATGGAAAAATTTCGATGGCTGTAATTAGGCGTCTACCAAAGTATCATCGCTATTTGAGAGATTTACTAGACAAAGATGTGAACAGGATTTCTTCTAAGGAGCTAAGTATACTAACAGGCTTCACTGCATCCCAAATAAGACAAGACCTAAATTGTTTTGGGGAATTTGGACAGCAAGGTTACGGATATAATGTGGAAGAGCTATTTCATGAAATTAGAAAAATTATTGGGCTTACAAAAACATACAACACAATTATAGTAGGGTACGGTAATATGGGTAGAGCAATTTCAAAGTACACTAACTTTACTAAATCAGGTTTTACGTTACGAGGAATTTTCGACAATGATCCGGCAATGATAGGAAAAGAAGCTGAAAACATTACTATTCAATCTGTCGATGAGCTAGAAGCATATTTGAAAAATAATAAAGTTGATATTGCAATTATAAGTACACCTAGAGATTATGCTCAGGAGATTGCTACTAAATTAAGCAATGGTGGAGTTTCAGGTATATGGAACTTTGCTCCTGTAGATTTAAAGGTTTCAAGTGATATCTCAGTAGAAAATGTTCACTTAAGTGATAGTTTATATACATTATCTTATTTGTTAAGTCAAAAAGATGATAAGACAGAAAAATGA